In Cutaneotrichosporon cavernicola HIS019 DNA, chromosome: 1, one DNA window encodes the following:
- the FCY1 gene encoding uncharacterized protein (Cytidine and deoxycytidylate deaminase zinc-binding region), translating to MQVTADRYAEFMKIAHEQALKGLNEGGIPIGAAVVHLPTGKVLARGHNQRVQMNSNIRHGEMDALENMGRVDAGVLRECAMFTTLSPCYMCSGTCVLYKIPLIVMAENNNFVGGEDLLASKGVEIVNLRDKEITAMMRDWIASDRGRAVWDEDIGEVSS from the exons ATGCAAGTGACGGCGGACCGCTACGCCGAGTTCATGAAGAT CGCCCACGAGCAGGCCCTCAAAGGCTTGAACGAGGGTGGCATTCCCATCGG cgcTGCAGtcgtccacctccccaCTGGCAAGGTGCTGGCACGCGGGCACAACCAGCGGGTACAGATGAACTCGAACATCC GACATGGCGAGATGGATGCGCTTGAGAACATGGGGCGGGTGGACGCGGGCGTGCTACGCGAATGTGCAATGTTCACCACTCTCAGCCCGTGCTACATG TGCTCGGGTACTTGCGTGCTCTACAAGATTCCACTCATCGTCATGGCTGAGAACAACAACTTTGTCGGAGGGGAGGACCTGCTCGCCTCCAAGGGAGTGGAGATTGTAAACCTCCGCGACAAAGAAATCACGGCGATGATGCGTGACTGGATCGCCAGCGACCGCGGTCGAGCAGtgtgggacgaggacatAGGCGAGGTGTCGTCATGA
- the SSL2 gene encoding uncharacterized protein (Helicase conserved C-terminal domain), which yields MSRESSPASSLDFMNSDESEDEYAELRKKQLAKQRPKKAAAPRTVPKINLTALQRAAAAHPTEGQFDSDAEGEDSGFLGRLGGSIDLSKQQLKPDHAARPLWIDETGNIILEAFSPLANAAQDFLVAIAEPVSRPDLMHEYRITKPSLHAAMSVGLETNDIIEVLRRLSKIPLPGALVGRIRKWTASYGKIKLVLKHNRYYLESSVPEYLQRLLKDEVIKTCRVHRDEEQSDMTFGVEQGSKPKRDYMIPGTTEARRAAGQTVEETNANADDDVIGAVIGINETDELDEEDAVQSFEVAGDRIEEVRRRCKDIDLPALEEYDFRNDSVNPNLDMQLKPMTVIRPYQETSLSKMFGNGRARSGIIVLPCGAGKTLVGITAACTIRKSTLVLCTSAVSVAQWKQQFIQFSNISERQICAFTRDEKEIFQGPAGVVVSTYSMIAKTGKRAHDAQKVMDWLKTLEWGFLLLDEVHVVPADMFRKCVSNFKVHAKLGLTATLVREDDKIGDLGYLIGPKLYEANWKDLTRHGHIAAVQCSEVWCPMTPEFYREYLRNPSRKRILLHAMNPNKMQAAQFLINFHEKRGDKVIAFSDNVYALEAYAKKLGKAFIHGSTPEGERLRILSRFQMDPSMNTIFLSKVGDTSIDLPEASVLIQISSHFGSRRQEAQRLGRILRAKRRNEEGFSAFFYSLVSKDTQEMYYSTKRQAFLVDQGYEFRVITELHGIEKMDGLVYRTKASQIELLESVLNSSPDKWETADNYGRLHGGKHQKLPASAQPKNLTNAGGAGPAQRFAAPLAHLSGGQHMSYQEQNKSLNKDLNREERATKKQRVTGGGSHALFRKRDEQKAAARKRRDQGD from the exons ATGTCGCGCGAGTCTTCGCCAGCGTCCTCGCTCGACTTTATGAACTCGGACGagtccgaggacgagtatGCCGAGCTTCGTAAGAAGCAGCTGGCCAAGCAGAGGCCGAAGAAGGCAGCTGCGCCAAGGACGGTGCCCAAGATCAATCTCACAGCACTGcagcgcgcggcggcggcgcatcCTACAGAGGGACAGTTTGACAGTGAcgctgagggcgaggatTCAGGGTTCCTCGGCCGGCTGGGCGGTAGCATCGACCTCTCTAAGCAGCAGCTGAAGCCGGACCACGCTGCGCGGCCGTTGTGGATTGATGAGACTGGCAACAT TATCCTGGAAGCGTTCTCACCTCTTGCGAACGCTGCGCAGGacttcctcgtcgccattGCGGAGCCGGTCTCGCGTCCCGACTTGATGCACGAGTACCGCATCACCAAGCCGTCGCTGCATGCCGCTATGAGTGTCGGTCTCGAGACAAACGACATTATCGAAGTGCTCCGTCGTCTGTCCAAGATCCCACTACCCGGGGCACTCGTGGGCCGCATCCGCAAGTGGACGGCGAGTTACGGTAAAATCAAGCTCGTTCTCAAGCACAATCGCTATTATCTCGAGTCGAGCGTGCCCGAGTACCTTCAGCGcctgctcaaggacgaggttATTAAGACATGCCGTGTGCATCGCGACGAAGAGCAGAGCGACATGACCTTTGGTGTTGAGCAGGGGTCCAAGCCGAAGCGCGACTACATGATTCCTGGTACCACagaggcgcggcgcgctgcTGGACAAACCGTGGAGGAGACgaacgccaacgccgacgaTGATGTGATCGGTGCGGTCATTGGCATCAACGAGAccgacgagctggatgaagaggacgcTGTCCAGTCGTTCGAAGTAGCTGGTGACCGcatcgaggaggtgcgccGTCGCTGCAAGGACATCGACTTGCCCGCACTGGAGGAGTACGACTTCCGCAACGACTCGGTGAACCCCAACCTCGATATGCAGCTGAAGCCCATGACTGTCATCCGCCCGTACCAGGAGACGTCGCTCTCCAAAATGTTCGGTAACGGCCGCGCCCGTTCAGGCATCATCGTCCTGCCATGCGGCGCGGGCAAGAcgctcgtcggcatcaCCGCGGCGTGCACGATTCGCAAGAGCACCCTCGTGCTCTGCACCTCTGCCGTGTCAGTCGCGCAGTGGAAGCAACAGTTCATCCAATTCTCGAACATTAGCGAGCGCCAAATCTGCGCCTTCACTCGCGACGAGAAGGAAATCTTCCAGGGGCCGGCCGGCGTCGTTGTCTCGACGTACTCCATGATTGCTAAGACGGGTAAGCGTGCACATGACGCTCAGAAGGTCATGGACTGGCTCAAGACGCTGGAATGGGGCTTCCTTTtgcttgacgaggtgcaCGTCGTTCCCGCCGACATGTTCCGCAAGTGCGTGAGCAACTTCAAGGTGCACGCCAAGCTTGGCCTCACGGCGACGCTGGTGCGGGAGGACGACAAGATCGGTGACCTGGGCTACCTCATCGGACCAAAGCTGTACGAGGCCAACTGGAAGGACCTCACGCGCCACGGACACATTGCGGCGGTGCAGTGCTCGGAGGTGTGGTGCCCAATGACGCCCGAGTTCTACCGCGAGTACCTGCGCAACCCAAGCCGCAAGCGTATCTTACTGCACGCGATGAACCCCAACAAGATGCAGGCGGCACAGTTCCTCATCAACTTCCACGAGAAGCGCGGCGACAAGGTCATTGCCTTCTCGGATAACGTTTATGCGCTGGAGGCGTATGCCAAAAAGCTGGGCAAGGCGTTCATCCACGGCAGCACCCCTGAGGGCGAGCGCCTGCGCATTCTGTCTCGTTTCCAGATGGACCCGAGCATGAACACGATCTTCCTGTCGAAGGTCGGCGACACGTCAATCGACCTACCTGAGGCTTCGGTTCTCATCCAGATCTCGAGTCACTTCggctcgcgccgccaggAAGCacagcgcctcggccgcatCCTCCGTGCCAAGCGGCGTAACGAGGAAGGCTTCAGTGCCTTCTTTTACTCGCTCGTTTCCAAGGACACGCAGGAGATGTACTACAGCACCAAGCGCCAGGCGTTCTTGGTTGACCAGGGCTACGAGTTCCGCGTCATCACCGAGCTCCACGGTATCGAGAAGATGGACGGGCTGGTGTACCGCACCAAGGCGAGCCAGATCGAGTTACTCGAGTCGGTGCTCAATTCGAGCCCAGACAAGTGGGAGACCGCAGACAACTACGGCCGCCTACATGGCGGTAAGCACCAGAAGCTTCCTGCGTCTGCCCAGCCAAAGAACCTCACGAATGCGGGTGGGGCTGGTCCAGCACAGCGCTTCGCTGCTCCGCTGGCGCACCTATCAGGTGGCCAGCACATGAGCTACCAGGAGCAGAACAAAAGTCTCAA TAAGGACCTTAATCGTGAGGAGCGGGCCACGAAGAAGCAGCGTGTCACGGGGGGCGGAAGCCACGCTCTCTtccgcaagcgcgacgagcaaAAGGCCGCAGCAAGGAAGCGCCGCGACCAGGGAGATTAG
- the FCY1 gene encoding uncharacterized protein (Cytidine and deoxycytidylate deaminase zinc-binding region) — MSGKNDLDKLRNTLSFHVPEKGSWKAVTPADYPKFMAAAKEQAAKGAREGGQPIGAVVVHLPTGQILGRGHNQRLQRGSRVLHAETDALENATMTGEAGGPPVPDNLMAECGMFTTMSPCPMCAGACAQFGLKLVVMAENETCSHGEFVLAHFGIEAVNLKDGEMLNTVNAWIKGPGASTWDNPELAVPLRRWIADEPGNPKGWVPS; from the exons ATGTCGGGCAAGAACGACCTGGACAAGCTGCGGAACACACTCTCCTTCCATGTTCCAGAGAAAGGCAGTTGGAAGGCCGTGACACCCGCCGACTACCCCAAGTTTATGGCTGC GGCGAAAGAGCAAGCTGCCAAGGGCGCACGTGAAGGCGGCCAGCCGATCGGTGCGGTCGTCGTACACCTCCCCACTGGACAGATATTGGGACGCGGACATAACCAGCGCCTCCAGCGCGGTAGCCGGGTGCTGCACGCCGAGacggacgcgctcgagaacgCCACCATGACTGGCGAAGCCGGCGGGCCACCAGTGCCGGACAACCTGATGGCTGAGTGTGGCATGTTCACCACCATGAGTCCGTGTCCTATGTGTGCAGGAGCGTGCGCCCAGTTcggcctcaagctcgtTGTCATGGCGGAAAACGAGACCTGCTCGCATGGCGAGTTTGTGCTCGCCCACTTTGGcatcgaggccgtcaaccTCAAGGACGGGGAGATGCTCAACACTGTCAATGCCTGGATCAAAGGGCCTGGCGCATCGACGTGGGATaaccccgagctcgcggtGCCACTCCGTAGATGGATTGCCGACGAGCCCGGAAACCCAAAGGGGTGGGTTCCGTCATAG
- a CDS encoding uncharacterized protein (Protein tyrosine kinase), whose amino-acid sequence MTTDAGRGMLDNGWWSKFTSDPNDYDLGGPVGFGASSTVYAAAFNVPNSPKGEWRECAVKVSSASSDLGLLSKEARLLSLCRHPNVLRVLATFTLPPDHARVAIVTPLIHGGSLAGILDWRACTPSKRRPAGAHGFDEDEIKAITKQVLDGLAYLHQNGFLHRDLKAGNFLIQPDGTVLLADFGVGGDINLPPTQAETVPVSVEAVRFDRPRKLLIPTSSDPAPPVMMREIGKRQSFVGTPCWMSPEVILGRPYDAKADIWSLGVTLIELASGSPPMSGKPSDILSATATGKARPTLGPGFSKHMRDFVDVCLQQDPTKRPTASKLGEHSWLRGAKKPSFLAESILGELPTINQRQELRRVSTMTSIVSGAPSWDFSFSVPPSPVTRFASPSVASLTAVAGGAAGSPTMEIPPSLSFRSRSQSRASSRGPSSPRISLNQWAERTSSGYFESMPPTPTDASSGFGSGFASGIVWPSPRRSTADRPRSGAAAAGPTTARVRMGKSSSFQNSDGPSGLGFPVYGSSNPLGAAGRQVSESPLRLTTTLEPEDSSACSDISDPAPTPSASASTSSHATAHSLSTPQHGSPELGDRISITDHDDAVHISARGRRPSDRKAERPKLLPISHPFVLETPLSRERTIASDMARSVSSSNGASGSGTPMSRSQSKGEKHGWLHFKHDRKDMPKDKDKDVKEHSFLGSLMARRSSKKAV is encoded by the exons ATGACCACCGACGCCGGGCGGGGCATGCTCGACAACGGTTGGTGGTCAAAGTTTACAAGCGACCCAAATGACTATGACCTTGGTGGTCCAGTAG gctTTGGAGCATCGTCCACTGTCTACGCTGCAGCCTTCAACGTCCCCAACTCGCCGAAAGGAGAATGGCGCGAGTGCGCCGTCAAGGTCTCGAGTGCGAGCTCCGACCTCGGACTGTTATCCAAAGAGGCGCGACTCCTGTCCTTGTGCCGTCATCCAAATGTACTCCG CGTACTTGCGACCTTTACCCTGCCGCCAGAtcacgcgcgcgtcgccatTGTGACGCCACTCATTCACGGTGGTAGCCTTGCTGGCATTCTCGATTGGCGCGCATGTACGCCATCCAAGCGGCGGCCGGCCGGCGCACATGGAttcgacgaggacgaaaTCAAGGCCATCACCAAACAAGTGCTCGACGGCTTGGCATACTTACATCAGAATGGCTTCCTGCAT CGTGACTTGAAGGCTGGCAACTTTCTCATTCAGCCAGATGGCACAGTCCTCCTAGCCGACtttggcgtcggcggcgatATCAATCTCCCCCCGACACAAGCAGAGACTGTTCCGGTGTCTGTCGAGGCCGTGCGGTTCGATCGACCACGAAAGCTGCTCATTCCAACGAGCTCCGATCCAGCTCCACCAGTGATGATGCGAGAGATCGGCAAGCGCCAAAGCTTCGTTGGGACG CCATGCTGGATGTCGCCCGAAGTCATTCTGGGCCGGCCATACGACGCGAAAGCAGACATATGGAGCCTTGGAGTCACCctcatcgagctcgcgaGCGGCTCGCCCCCCATGAGTGGGAAGCCTTCGGATATTCTGTCTGCGACGGCAACCGGAAAGGCGCGGCCTACCCTCGGACCCGGCTTCAGCAAGCACATGCGTGATTTTGTCGACGTGTGCTTGCAACAAGATCCGACGAAGAG GCCGACTGCTTCGAAACTCGGCGAGCACTCCTGGCTACGAGGTGCGAAGAAGCCATCTTTCCTCGCAGAATCGATTCTTGGAGAACTCCCCACTATCAACCAGCGACAGGAGCTGCGTCGCGTCTCCACCATGACGTCGATAGTCAGTGGCGCCCCTTCATGGGACTTTAGTTTCTCAGTCCCACCATCACCGGTTACCCGATTCGCGTCGCCAAGCGTGGCGTCCTTGACAGCCGTTGCCGGCGGCGCTGCCGGATCGCCAACCATGGAGATCCCTCCATCACTTTCCTTCCGATCCCGCTCCCAATCTCGCGCTAGCTCTCGTGgcccaagctcgccgaggatcAGCCTGAACCAGTGGGCTGAGCGAACCTCGTCCGGCTACTTTGAATCGATGCCACCTACCCCCACGGACGCGTCGTCTGGCTTCGGCTCTGGCTTTGCCAGCGGTATCGTGTGGCCCAGTCCTCGCCGGTCGACAGCGGATCGGCCTCGTTCAGGTGCTGCCGCGGCGGGACCGACAACAGCCAGAGTCCGCATGGGAAAGAGCTCGTCGTTCCAGAACAGCGACGGGCCTTCGGGACTAGGCTTCCCTGTCTACGGGAGCAGCAACCCCCTCGGTGCGGCGGGCCGTCAAGTCTCCGAGTCGCCGTTACGGCTCACGACGACTCTCGAGCCCGAAGACTCGTCTGCGTGCTCGGACATTTCGGACCCAGCCCCAACACCCtccgcgagcgcaagcaCGTCGTCGCACGCGACCGCCCACTCCCTCTCCACTCCACAGCACGGGTCGCCCGAATTAGGCGATAGAATCTCCATCACAGaccacgacgacgcggtACACATATCGGCGCGTGGTCGGCGGCCAAGCGATcgcaaggccgagcgaCCCAAATTGCTCCCAATCAGCCACCCGTTCGTGCTCGAGACGCCGCTATCACGCGAGCGCACAATCGCATCGGACatggcgaggagcgtgTCCAGCAGCAACGGggcgagcgggagcggcACTCCGATGTCGCGTAGCCAGTCCAAGGGAGAGAAACATGGCTGGCTCCATTTCAAGCATGACCGCAAGGACATGCCGAaagacaaggacaaggacgtcAAGGAGCACTCGTTCCTCGGCTCGCTGATGGCTCGTAGATCGAGCAAGAAGGCCGTGTAG
- the MON2 gene encoding uncharacterized protein (Dimerisation and cyclophilin-binding domain of Mon2) — translation MVSPTLWTFAAMLTRVLMHSAATRLHLHTPSTFPPQDHNLLVSELQSLIVESKRRNPEVKDASEAALEILRHGPQPRELLASRADTLLAPVTLGCKTKNAKIVGISIAALQRLVALGGVPLASLPDVMATLGSVAGQAVDIQLKILQTLLSILTYCKDMHGDTLGTALLLCFKLQDSRVSVVSSTAAATLRQAIMVVFDRVAATDDAGVPPSLPLTLTTSKSHPSPKSSKPKSPPKSPPRTSPSPSHEAVEVSVTPAAMDAYCILSDLCLLTAGHQGSSSLSLWSTGDKAKPRMLKLSSLSRTFGLELIESILSGYEGVVKTHPELLHLLRHSLHPLIFRLQNERPSFAVALRLCRLLYVLIRSYADQLPSEVESYLLWLIRMGAGDEDERKEHRRDAPPWLHVLALEILRGICGDPTLLRAIWSQYDGPDGPKLFAKLVSALGRLTNEKPALLGIGVQMHGLGVPASSADHVNASYFDMGIGMVASAASVGVSAVGSLVASGSGGLGPHSAMKQRLVEQHDKAEAPPVPETYVYLLGVQSLCAIAESISTASAAQETAEAAKSMAESAWPALLAALSYCIATDLSDGIFSGVLTALQDFTVACGRLGLFTPRDAFLNTLAKYAAPAPVVSAMQQYLESGSSGKGSTAESLGLTALTGQVAGPPSLSERNLACLRSLISVAQTLAGSIGPAWHDVLETLQNANYLLTSVPRGAQQRRPTPSTPQSPSGRSSVDVSGPPAEMLQDLDNDHIQAAVNALFEQSRDLDDDAFSTFITALCRLSAEMIGMESVVDLNTPANSGFSPMSGGGRRASGLNVFQSIKSGERSFGLAKLRIVAMLNLERLVNRDPGVGWTALMQHLLGAARHITAPSTIRNQASDTLNELLLASLRTTSEPRVQHQVFDVLVRQVDANPVSNMVATDYDVRSSGYQTLNQILESSGHSLEVGWPTIFDMLNNACKRPESGRATPPTAAHRGDANLVRIAFPSLQLICTDFLSSLDNDAMRLCISCLGHFGQQQDDVNITLAAIGLLWSVSDAVQADSKDLWLFLLLELLELARDPRLEVRSSAMQTLFRCVELYGSTLDPQLWEDVFWKVIFPLLDGMRGDESQVLALTSVGSIFGLFLPQILELPSATAVCQHLLDRLKRSFISEPRTCSTAAFKTLERVLVASEKGSPLLEPAWTTFVGMGESLPEGEPYTQDNLVALVRVARLLDDRLGWAEDDPRPKQLSDILRAAIEYGRSPDYRVDVDSMSPLQSAVAELVASSNAFGPSVVLSDLAKYAGLPFGAHGRQSYVALCKFCLPTMADVFEEHDNAALYADSTIEAVLGAYATPIKLKYECPSASRYGDDPPLWRTAMTCFVRVLRRVMPRLESHELPKQRYDALWERIMDVYAGMLLSDDSDLSTPAYESNRADDDEEFVLPILTAVRDAVGPHLTDARVPRAIVESYAETLRKASVLYRYDVRAPGGTTAPVIAEAREATRYWALEQLVANVGRPRRRRRNEEDGANGLASEDDGEEAKGEEDTRRVAAYFAPSVLERFESTLQDFLNDAKLRGQMPFTRIREDEILYVLRHLVTLRLWPTPSGSLTPTTRAAASPRAHLFRYYPLLLELAFVPAHLPSMWILPSEHRVLFFDEEGGGEGTEDAGDGSDLIEVGVRDLARRALELVGLELGLGPGM, via the exons ATGGTGAGTCCGACGCTCTGGACGTTTGCGGCTATGCTAACGCGCGTTCTTATGCACTCCGCTGCAAcccgcctccacctgcACACGCCCTCCACATTCCCTCCGCAGGACcacaacctcctcgtctcggAGCTCCAGTCGCTCATTGTCGAGAGCAAACGCCGGAATCCCGAAGTCAAGGAT gccAGTGAAGCTGCGCTCGAGATCCTGCGTCATGGCCCGCagccgcgcgagctgctcgcctCACGGGCCGacacgctcctcgcgcccgTGACGCTGGGCTGCAAGACGAAGAATGCCAAGATTGTTGGTATCAGTATCGCCGCGCTGCAGCGCcttgtcgcgctcggcggtgTGCCGCTCGCTTCGCTGCCGGACGTGATGGCCACACTGGGGAGCGTCGCAGGCCAGGCTGTCGACATCCAGTTAAAGATCCTGCAGacgctcctctccatcctcacCTATTGCAAGGACATGCACGGCGACACGCTCGGTACTGCGCTCCTTCTATGCTTCAAGCTGCAGGACTCGCGGGTTAGTGTCGTCTCGTCCACCGCAGCCGCGACCTTGCGACAGGCCATCATGGTTGTGTTTGACCGTGTCGCTGCCACAGATGACGCTGGCGTTCCCCCGTCACTacccctcaccctcaccactTCCAAGTCCCATCCTTCCCCCAAATCTTCCAAGCCCAAGAGTCCACCCAAGTCGCCACCACgcacgtcgccgtcgcccagccacgaggctgtcgaggtGTCGGTGACTCCGGCCGCAATGGACGCGTACTGCATCCTCTCTGACCTCTGCCTCCTCACAGCCGGACACCAAGGCTCGTCTAGCCTCAGTCTCTGGAGCACAGGGGACAAGGCTAAGCCACGCATGCTCAAGCTGTCCTCACTATCGCGGACGTTCGGGCTCGAACTCATCGAGTCCATCCTCAGCGGATACGAGGGCGTCGTCAAGACGCaccccgagctcctccatctcttGCGCCACTCACTCCATCCTCTCATTTTTCGTCTGCAGAATGAGCGCCCATCCTTCGCCGTGGCACTCCGCTTGTGCCGCCTTCTCTACGTGCTCATCCGGAGCTATGCTGACCAGCTCCCTTCTGAGGTCGAGAGCTACCTCCTCTGGCTGATCCGGATGGGCGccggtgacgaggatgagcgcAAGGAGCATAGACGCGACGCACCACCATGGCTGCATGTTCTCGCACTCGAGATCCTGCGGGGTATTTGCGGAGATCCGACACTGTTACGCGCCATCTGGTCACAATATGACGGGCCCGACGGGCCGAAGCTGTTCGCCAAGCTCGTGTCCGCGTTGGGTCGTCTCACCAACGAGAAACCTGCTCTCCTCGGAATCGGCGTGCAGATgcacggcctcggcgtacCTGCAAGCTCAGCAGACCACGTAAACGCAAGCTATTTCGACATGGGAATCGGCatggtggcgagcgcggccagCGTTGGCGTGTCGGCTGTTGGTAGCCTTGTCGCAAGCGGAAGCGGCGGGCTGGGGCCACATTCGGCGATGAAGCAGCGCCTCGTGGAGCAGCACGACAAGGCAGAAGCTCCTCCCGTGCCAGAAACATATGTTTACCTCCTCGGAGTCCAGTCACTATgcgccatcgccgagaGTATCTCGACAGCGTCCGCTGCACAGGAGACGGCAGAGGCAGCCAAGAGCATGGCCGAGTCGGCATGGCCCGCACTTCTCGCGGCTCTTTCCTACTGCATCGCCACCGATCTGTCCGACGGCATCTTTTCGGGGGTGCTCACGGCCCTGCAAGACTTCACGGTCGCGTGCGGTAGGCTTGGCCTGTTTACACCACGAGACGCGTTCCTGAACACATTGGCAAAGTATGCTGCTCCCGCACCAGTTGTGTCGGCGATGCAGCAGTACCTCGAGTCCGGATCATCGGGCAAGGGCAGCACTGCCGAGTCGCTCGGTCTTACTGCTCTCACTGGGCAGGTGGCTGGTCCACCCAGCCTGTCCGAGCGCAACCTTGCGTGTCTCCGCAGCCTCATCTCCGTGGCGCAGACACTGGCAGGTAGCATTGGACCTGCATGGCACGACGTTCTGGAGACACTCCAGAACGCCAACTACCTTCTCACGTCGGTGCCGCGTGGCGCGCAGCAACGGCGCCCGACACCATCGACACCGCAGAGTCCTTCTGGCCGATCGTCGGTCGATGTCTCTGGTCCGCCAGCCGAGATGCTCCAGGATCTCGACAACGACCACATCCAGGCTGCAGTGAATGCGCTGTTCGAGCAATCGCGCGAtctggacgacgacgcgtttAGCACGTTCATCACAGCGCTGTGTCGCCTCAGTGCTGAGATGATCGGCATGGAGTCGGTTGTCGACCTAAACACCCCGGCGAACTCAGGATTTAGCCCCATgagcggaggagggcgaaGGGCAAGCGGACTGAACGTGTTTCAGAGCATAAAGTCGGGCGAGCGGTCGTTCGGCCTTGCTAAGCTTCGCATCGTCGCCATGCTCAACCTAGAGCGTCTGGTCAACAGAGATCCGGGCGTTGGGTGGACCGCCTTAATGCAacacctcctcggcgcggcaCGACACATCACCGCACCATCCACGATCCGCAACCAAGCGTCGGACACGCTGAACGAGCTCCTCCTAGCATCGCTGCGCACAACATCAGAACCCCGCGTGCAGCACCAGGTATTTGACGTGCTTGTCCGCCAAGTCGACGCCAATCCAGTCAGCAACATGGTCGCGACCGACTACGACGTCCGCTCGTCCGGGTACCAGACCCTCAACCAGATTCTCGAGTCATCTGGCCACAGCCTCGAGGTGGGCTGGCCAACGATCTTCGACATGCTCAATAATGCGTGCAAGCGCCCTGAGAGCGGCCGGGCCACACCACCGACAGCGGCTCATCGCGGCGACGCCAACCTCGTGCGCATCGCGTTCCCATCGCTCCAGCTCATCTGCACCGACTTCCTCTCGTCACTCGACAACGATGCGATGCGGCTGTGCATCAGCTGTCTCGGCCACTTCGGGCAGCAGCAGGATGATGTCAACATCACTCTGGCCGCCATCGGGCTGCTGTGGAGTGTCTCGGATGCCGTGCAGGCCGACTCGAAGGACCTGTGGCTCTTCCTCCTGCTTGAGttgctcgagcttgcgcggGATCCACGTCTCGAGGTGCGGAGCAGTGCAATGCAGACGCTCTTCCGCTGCGTCGAGCTTTACGGCTCGACTCTCGACCCGCAGCTGTGGGAGGACGTGTTCTGGAAGGTCATCTTCCCGCTCCTGGATGGCATGCGTGGCGACGAGAGCCAGGTGCTGGCACTTACGTCGGTCGGGTCCATCTTCGGCTTGTTCCTCCCCCAGATCCTTGAGCTGCCATCCGCTACCGCCGTGTGCCAGCATCTCCTGGACCGGCTGAAACGCTCGTTCATCTCCGAGCCCCGCACGTGCAGCACCGCGGCGTTCAAGACCCTTgaacgcgtcctcgtcgctaGCGAGAAGGGGTCGCCGCTCCTTGAGCCGGCTTGGACGACATTTGTGGGCATGGGCGAGTCGCTCCCCGAAGGCGAACCGTACACTCAGGATAACCTTGTCGCACTCGTGCGCGTTGCACGCCTCCTGGACGACCGTCTCGGATGGGCAGAGGACGACCCGCGCCCGAAGCAGCTGTCGGACATCCTCCGTGCTGCAATCGAGTATGGCCGCTCACCCGACTACCGTGTGGACGTGGACAGCATGTCGCCGCTGCAGTCCGCTGTCGCAGAGCTCGTGGCGAGTTCGAATGCGTTCGGGCCGAGCGTTGTGCTTTCCGACCTGGCCAAGTACGCAGGTCTGCCCTTCGGCGCGCATGGGAGACAGTCGTACGTTGCACTGTGCAAGTTTTGCCTCCCGACTATGGCGGATGTCTTCGAAGAGCACGACAACGCTGCGCTTTACGCGGACAGCACGATCGAGGcggtcctcggcgcgtACGCGACCCCCATCAAGCTCAAATACGAGTGCCCGTCCGCGAGTAGGTACGGCGACGACCCGCCGCTGTGGCGTACGGCGATGACGTGCTTCGTCCGCGTACTGCGGCGCGTGATGCCGCGCCTCGAGTCCCACGAGCTGCCCAAGCAGCGCTATGACGCACTGTGGGAACGCATCATGGACGTATACGCGGGCATGCTACTCTCAGACGACAGCGACCTCTCGACGCCGGCCTACGAATCGAACCGCGcggatgatgacgaggagttcgtcctccccatcctcacGGCCGtccgcgacgccgtcggccCTCATCTGACGGACGCACGTGTCCCGCGTGCTATTGTGGAGTCGTACGCGGAGACGCTCCGCAAGGCGAGCGTGTTGTACCGCTACGACGTACGCGCCCCGGGTGGCACGACCGCGCCCGTGATCGCCGAAGCAAGGGAGGCCACGAGGTACTgggcgctcgagcagctcgtcgcgaaCGTTGGTcgaccgaggaggcgccgccgcaatgaggaggacggagCGAACGGACTGGCgagcgaggatgatggagaggaagcgaagggagaggaggacaCGCGGAGGGTCGCAGCGTACTTTGCACCTTCGGTGCTGGAGCGCTTCGAGAGCACACTCCAGGACTTCCTGAACGACGCAAAGCTCCGCGGCCAAATGCCGTTCACGAG AATACGCGAGGATGAGATCCTCTATGTGCTTCGACACCTCGTGACATTGCGGCTCTGGCCTACACCCAGCGGCTCActgacgccgacgacgcgggcgGCCGCCTCCCCACGCGCCCACCTGTTCCGGTACTACCCTTTGCTGCTCGAATTGGCATTCGTGCCCGCCCACCTGCCGAGCATGTGGATCCTGCCGTCCGAGCACCGGGTGCTCTTcttcgacgaggagggtggaggagaggggacCGAAGATGCCGGGGACGGGTCGGACCTCATCGAGGTCGGGGTCAGGGAtctcgcgcggcgcgcgcttgagcttgttggccttgagcttggtcTCGGGCCAGGCATGTAG